The Psilocybe cubensis strain MGC-MH-2018 chromosome 7, whole genome shotgun sequence genome has a window encoding:
- a CDS encoding Serine proteinase inhibitor IA-1, producing the protein MSGAPYIVVFKDDVTKEQIDQYVKEVQQAGGELKTRFDEDGGILNGFAAKIPDSYLQSLQSFTDVISYIEPDGVVTTQ; encoded by the exons ATGTCTGGAGC ACCTTACATTGTTGTCTTCAAGGACGATGTCACCAAGGAGCAGATTGATCAATATGTCAAGGAGGTACAGCAAGCCG GGGGTGAACTCAAAACACGCTTTGACGAAGATGGAGGGATTCTTAAT GGATTCGCTGCTAAGATTCCCGACTCTTACCTCCAGAGTCTTCAGAGCTTCACCGACGTAATTTCATACATCG AACCAGATGGTGTTGTCACCACTCAGTGA